From the Choristoneura fumiferana chromosome 15, NRCan_CFum_1, whole genome shotgun sequence genome, the window tcacgaataaatgtttttctttctttctttcttgtaaTACTTCAATACAAGTTTATTCCAATATCGTGTTTCAATGTCCGGCCTGGACTCCATCACTAAACAGTAAGTTACCTCGTAAGGCGCGGTGGCGGCGGCCCAGCGCGAGTAGTTGGTGGCGCGATGGCCGCGCGGCCACTCGCGCGCGCGGAACGGGGCCACGTCGGCGCCGCGCGGCGCCGCGAGACGCGCCAGCAATGCGGGCTTGTCGCGCGGCGGGGACAGCCGGTAACGCTGCGTCTCGAACGCCGCTACTACCAAGCACTGGAAAAATcgataatataaaattacaagtAATGGTTGAGCTACCTTTTTCTACAAGTAAATGTTGATCTAAGGTTTGACCATCTTTTTCTGCAAGTAAGGCTTGACCAACCTTTTTCCGCGAGTAAATGTTGACCAACATTTTTCTGCAGGTACTTAtgttctatttgttctaacatgattcaaatgacagacaCCAACGGAACTAGAGTCAAGaagaggaaaaaataaaaaatagttaccgcctcacaaagttacataatcattgtgtcatttgaatcatcttagaacaaatagaatatacctacctaaggtTTGACCAACCTTTTTCCGCAAGTAAGTGTTGACCAACCTTTTTCTGAGAATTAAGGTCCGTTTATACCTACAGACATTGAGCGTGCCAGACACGTGCCGTGgcagacaaaataatattaattattttaagtgtcTGTCGGCGTCTGCGCGGCCGTGTAACGATAgatataaatacgtaaatagaCACTGTAtataagaatattattttttctgccACGGCACATGTCGGGCACGCTTAATGTCTGTAGATATAAACGGACCTTAAGGCTTGGTCaacatttttcctttttttttacttaagtgTTGACCAACCTTTTTCTGAGAGTTAGGCTAGGCCAACCTTTTTCCGCAAGTAAGTGTTAAGTTGTTAACCAACCTTTTTCTGAGGGTAAGGATTGACCAGCCGGATGGCAGTCCGCAGGTGTTCGTAGAGCCCCGCCATGGGCACGAAGTCCACGTCCACGAGGAACACGTACGGGGTGTTCACGCTCTCCAGCGCCACGTTGCGGAGGTAGTTCACTGGGTAGTGCATCTGCGTGTGTTCAACGACAAATGCAATAAAAGAATCGCCTAGAAAGTGCTTggaatcataaaaaatattcagatTATATCAGCAGATAAGGATGGGGTAAAACGAGCATTCTTTGtagaactacggaaccctaaaaaggaaaagaGAGTAAATAAGAAGCTTCAGAACGACTAAAACCAGGTAAGGTAACCTTTCTAATTCCTTTCAGATCTTTCGAATTTGTAAAAATGAGAAATTAGACGACCTTTATTAGCTCTGCATACTTACAGAATCTTGTTTGAAAACAAGATGGTATCCAATATTCTTTCTAGTGCTGAGCGTGTCCGAGAAATCCCTGATGAAACTTTCTAATTCGGCCACATCGCAGTCCGACAGGTAAATGGCTGCGCTTAGCGGACCtggaaatgtttatggttctgTATGACAGGCTAGTTGGCTCTAGTATCGCAAGCTCCAtttgacaatgagggctatcgttttttgtctcactagatggcgcactgttgcgtgaggtttttaagtatggctttcaaagtctgttattacgggcgtgaaaacaaagtttagattaaaatcatatttaatacaccttaaaaccgtaccataaaaatatcgagcatgccacagtgttgaatagtccccgttttgttcggaaaaaagggaggactaATGTTTCCGAAAGAGttttgtctcaaaacacagacattcattgccccggaacgcatatttgccataattaatttcagatattgcaaaatattcacaaaattatggGTCGTGTATTATGGGTAGGtatactatatatatttaatttatatgtattagtttatatttaatacatGTATTATACTACGGCCATTACAAACGTGCAAACTGAGTCATAAATCATTTTAAAGGTACCTCTCGCTCGCACTCACAGGCCTTATGAGATTGCCCTAGTGTCACAATACACACAACACTAGGGCAGTCCCATAAGGCCTGTGAGTGCGAGCGAGAGGTAACTTTGGGCAGCCGtaatttccacgcgggcccagtgcggatcgagAACTATagccattgaatttcttcacaggtgtgtgcaggttttcgcactttttttcttcaccgtaaaagtTTATGGTAAATTGAACATACAATTACATTCCGAAAAACACTGAAGTACGATTCCAGGGCCGCACCACTTGGCAACCATTTTTTTTCCCGCCCACTTTCACTTctaaacattaaggggctgtttcaccatccattgattactgttaactggcggttaggtgtgatgccgtctctatttgttttgttcgaatagacgaagacggcatcacatttaaccgtcggttaacgctaatcaatggacggtgaaacagcccctaattgcTTTAAAGTTGCATTACCAACCTTCCCAGTGTTTAACAAGCCTTTCCAGGAATTGTAGTCGATCCATAGACAGCTGCAGAACGAGCGTGACGTCGAAATTGTCTATGCCCGTGTAGCTATAGTCCATATAGTAAAGGTGTGTGCGTAGTTTAGTGCGCTGAGCTGCACGAAAACTCACACATAAATCAGAGTTCTTCGtctgtaagaaaaaaaaatcctattttACAACTTTCGAGTGATTGGTTTGACAATGCCGTTAACATGTTTTTGATTCCAGAATTTTGGAGTATTAGACGCCGTAGACTTTGAACACCGATCTATGGACACATTAGTCAACCaactgcaataaaaaataaacctgaAGAACATTTGTTAGAAGTATTCTGGATTCGTTTTAGGTCACAAAGTAACTCTAACTCTACAACAGCTACGTAAGGCTCATTTTGATTAAACCAGACTCATCTCGGTCAAGGAAGAAACCAGTGGGGATCAACAAACAGATTGACCCATGCATCCTACAGAGCCTAACGGGAGAATGCATGCTCCTCTCCCGGCTTTCCGACAAATAGCTGAAGCCAGACTCTGTGTGGAGCTAATGACTTTGGCCctttctcaattaaaaaaagaccCAGCTTCGTTTTCAGAAATAGTTAACAATATAGGAGACGACATGTTAAAAAAGTACAGGGGTTAAACAGACCTTGTAAGTGACAGCTTCTGTGTTGTAACACCGATGCAGCTTCTCACGCAATATGTTCCCGTCGAAGTTGACGTATGACTGGTGAATGCTGCGAAAGTACTCAACGTCTCGGATCTTGACGTTGTACTTCTTTGGAGAATTCCAGTGGATTATCTGGGAATAGATCATTTGCATTGCAACTAGTTCGTTTCGGGGGCTAGCCTAAAATAAGCTCTTTAATTTGTAATGGACGCGCGGTTTCGGGAGCTCAACGGCATGCGTTTTGGTGGATACATCAGCTACGTAGACGACATGGTGTTGCTGGTGCCTTCGGTCAATGGGCGAATAGCTTTACTTAATGCTAATCGGTTAAATTAAGGACAATATTTACTACTAGGATggccaccaacgagatgaatgGATGACTTGGTTAGTCacgggttcacgatggatgcaggctGTTTCAAATCGAAGTAACTGAGgggggtctatgggggaggcctttgtccaacggtggacgtcctacggctgatatgatgatgattttttacgagtatgtattaGAGTAAGTATTAGGCTTAAATTACGACCAGTGGCAAGTGGTTATGTCCTGTTTTGCGCACGCGAGTCCGTAATGGACAGATTGTTTAAAACTTTCCAATTTAGAGGTGTTATTGTTGTTACACACGGTTTTAAACAAACGTGCTTTTTATTtgttagaaatatttaaaaaaaaacacatgcaaacaaaaaaaaacaagagtgACAAAGTTGTTACTATAACTAGATACTCAACCTCGCATATGAAATTTTACGTAATTAGAATACGTACTTTAGGACGTGTATCTAAAGTGGTTATTCGAATTTCATAAAACTTCATATTCGAGGTACAGTCAGAGACTAGTCAATACGTTCTAAACATACTAGACAATGTTTGatgatttttccaaaaataGGTATTAGGAAAGAAGGTACTAACGATGTCCAATTGCAAACATGCTATTGCAGAATAAGGCTGAACAATAAGCAGGTGAGTAGAACCCAGAAGGCAAAATAATATAACTGCAACAAAAACAGGCCAAGTCACAATAAAACCAAGCATAACGTTCGAGATAAAATTGAAATCATTACCACAGAGACACAAAATATCCTAAGAAACCAGGCCAATAGTAGCTCAATTTAGTGTAACACGAATTGACTTCTCTCTCCCTCCTTAGACTCTGGgtacaaaattttgaacataatgtctaatcaaatgtcaacttttcttgATTGCCATTATGTTTAAAATTCTGGCATTACATTTGACGCGGGGTCTCAGGAGGATAATGATAACTAATGTCAAAATAGCTGTcaaatcttatcttatcttaagtaaatatcaatataaaaaaataaaaatttgtttgtacagtcaagggcaaagatatcgacacggccaaagttgcaaaaataagtatacacggtcttaatgttaagtgcatagagtcgcgtatacatatttttgcaactttggccgtgtcgatatctttgcccttgactgtattaAGTAAGTTATGTTTTAATAAGTTAAACATTTTAAGGCGGCTAGCGGAAAAAGGCATGCATTCACAATCACCACCAATTCATAATAAACGAAAATCATTAACAAAACCATAATTACCTTAACATTATTAACATCTTCGCCATAACAATTCTTCGCTAACGTATTAGTAGACATCTGCACATTGTACTGgcaacttatattataaactatctttggtattttttttataattgcattTATTACATCTTGGTCGGCCAGTGTTGTGACTTTTAACCTATCAATGTTTTCGTTGACGGCATCATGCCATAGTGATGTCCAGTCTATGACAGTTCGGATCTTTGTTAGGTCCAGCAACATTACGCCGGTGTTGTAGCCCCTGCCCAACGCTGGCCAGCGGGGTTCCGTGTCGTAGTACCAGTTGCTTTCGTTTTCTACTAAACCTATGAACTGGAGAAAGAATCACATATATTTTGAGCTCAGT encodes:
- the LOC141435539 gene encoding xylosyl- and glucuronyltransferase LARGE1-like isoform X4 is translated as MNMRSKNVFSFIFFRPWLGIPFGIWIAVSVVYYWWLISRISILETQNKVFKTQLRLSQSVMSKITVDSATLYQVPDIPDESGTLCETIHVALVCMGKCPRLVTPMLKSLLHHRQNPVHFHLIADAASQHTISRIFETWDLPDVKYTTYNAQNSLPRVAWVPNSHYSGIFALVKLLFPDILPSTLKQVIVLDSDITFLCDVVELWAMFRNMSEEQFIGLVENESNWYYDTEPRWPALGRGYNTGVMLLDLTKIRTVIDWTSLWHDAVNENIDRLKVTTLADQDVINAIIKKIPKIVYNISCQYNVQMSTNTLAKNCYGEDVNNVKIIHWNSPKKYNVKIRDVEYFRSIHQSYVNFDGNILREKLHRCYNTEAVTYKTKNSDLCVSFRAAQRTKLRTHLYYMDYSYTGIDNFDVTLVLQLSMDRLQFLERLVKHWEGPLSAAIYLSDCDVAELESFIRDFSDTLSTRKNIGYHLVFKQDSMHYPVNYLRNVALESVNTPYVFLVDVDFVPMAGLYEHLRTAIRLVNPYPQKKCLVVAAFETQRYRLSPPRDKPALLARLAAPRGADVAPFRAREWPRGHRATNYSRWAAATAPYEVEWESDYEPYFVVHRSVPKYDTRFSGFGWNKGCGDVHRCPTAWSCEHWATGRWCCQERSWCTRRTRPRQTSPPSEPTRTTAYASRSSKTNLWRTCVANTT
- the LOC141435539 gene encoding xylosyl- and glucuronyltransferase LARGE1-like isoform X1, encoding MNMRSKNVFSFIFFRPWLGIPFGIWIAVSVVYYWWLISRISILETQNKVFKTQLRLSQSVMSKITVDSATLYQVPDIPDESGTLCETIHVALVCMGKCPRLVTPMLKSLLHHRQNPVHFHLIADAASQHTISRIFETWDLPDVKYTTYNAQNSLPRVAWVPNSHYSGIFALVKLLFPDILPSTLKQVIVLDSDITFLCDVVELWAMFRNMSEEQFIGLVENESNWYYDTEPRWPALGRGYNTGVMLLDLTKIRTVIDWTSLWHDAVNENIDRLKVTTLADQDVINAIIKKIPKIVYNISCQYNVQMSTNTLAKNCYGEDVNNVKIIHWNSPKKYNVKIRDVEYFRSIHQSYVNFDGNILREKLHRCYNTEAVTYKTKNSDLCVSFRAAQRTKLRTHLYYMDYSYTGIDNFDVTLVLQLSMDRLQFLERLVKHWEGPLSAAIYLSDCDVAELESFIRDFSDTLSTRKNIGYHLVFKQDSMHYPVNYLRNVALESVNTPYVFLVDVDFVPMAGLYEHLRTAIRLVNPYPQKKCLVVAAFETQRYRLSPPRDKPALLARLAAPRGADVAPFRAREWPRGHRATNYSRWAAATAPYEVEWESDYEPYFVVHRSVPKYDTRFSGFGWNKVSHSVELRALGYRAVVLPGAFVVHTPHAPSPDITAFRANPHYRLCLALLKNEFMEDLRRKYNITLDDKPDSLYLGQAKSLLLNQAKDSS